Proteins co-encoded in one Prescottella sp. R16 genomic window:
- a CDS encoding hemin ABC transporter substrate-binding protein — MRKLTRVLAASTAIASLVGLTACTSATTTGDTDQQGRTTAVVANPDPRPIAENPSPQLPVTVRSFDGADVTVTDVSRIVTADRYGTLTQTVFSLGLGDNVVGRDTASAFPAAQHVPSITPGGVSLSAEAILDLAPTVVLTDTSIGPKAVQDQLRAAGIPVVFFDPARTLDGVPDQITAVADALGVPQQGAELVARTQSEIDAAKATVPTDGDPLKIAFLYMRGSSITMLGGPGSGADSIIDTLGAVDAGTASGLTSEFVPITSEAMIASAPDVLLMMTGGLDSIGGVDGVEKIPGIAQTPAGQNRRVVDMADGILLSFGPNTGEVLTALSTAIYHPTAE, encoded by the coding sequence ATGAGGAAACTCACCCGGGTCCTGGCCGCGTCGACGGCGATCGCCTCGCTGGTCGGTCTCACCGCGTGCACGTCGGCGACGACGACCGGTGACACCGACCAGCAGGGCCGGACCACCGCGGTCGTCGCGAATCCCGATCCGCGGCCGATCGCCGAGAACCCGTCGCCGCAACTGCCGGTCACGGTCCGCAGCTTCGACGGCGCCGACGTCACCGTCACCGACGTCAGCCGCATCGTCACCGCAGACCGGTACGGCACCCTCACCCAGACGGTGTTCTCCCTCGGCCTCGGCGACAACGTCGTCGGCCGGGACACGGCGTCGGCGTTCCCGGCGGCACAGCACGTTCCGAGCATCACCCCCGGCGGCGTGTCGCTGAGCGCCGAGGCGATCCTCGACCTGGCACCGACCGTCGTACTCACCGACACCAGCATCGGCCCCAAGGCGGTACAGGATCAGCTGCGGGCGGCCGGGATCCCCGTCGTCTTCTTCGACCCGGCCCGGACCCTCGACGGGGTACCGGACCAGATCACCGCGGTCGCGGACGCCCTCGGCGTGCCGCAGCAGGGTGCCGAGCTCGTCGCCCGCACCCAGTCGGAGATCGACGCCGCGAAGGCCACCGTCCCGACCGACGGCGACCCGCTGAAGATCGCGTTCCTCTACATGCGCGGGTCGTCGATCACGATGCTCGGTGGTCCCGGCTCGGGCGCCGACTCGATCATCGACACCCTCGGAGCCGTCGACGCCGGAACCGCGTCCGGGCTCACGTCCGAGTTCGTGCCCATCACCAGTGAGGCGATGATCGCGTCCGCCCCCGACGTCCTGTTGATGATGACCGGGGGACTCGATTCCATCGGTGGCGTCGACGGAGTCGAGAAGATCCCCGGAATCGCGCAGACCCCGGCCGGACAGAATCGCCGTGTCGTCGACATGGCCGACGGCATCCTGCTCTCCTTCGGACCCAACACCGGCGAGGTCCTCACGGCCCTGTCGACCGCGATCTACCATCCCACCGCAGAATGA
- a CDS encoding heme oxygenase (biliverdin-producing), translating into MDVLDQAAPIEEGTPAFSARIRTESDAAHRSTESSRFVGELLEGRINKDGYAALLAQTYLVYEALERVATTYADHPVVAPFLSPELVRLPSLAADLEFLLGPAWREQVTATPATTRYITRIEDVASTAPTAFVAHHYLRYMGDLSGGQIIRRMLSRAYDYDVDGLRFYIFDGIAKPKVFKDEYRAKLDAAPLSADEQQAFIDEVVLGYELNSGLFSDLEADIDRYAV; encoded by the coding sequence ATGGACGTGCTCGATCAGGCAGCCCCGATCGAGGAGGGCACCCCCGCCTTCTCGGCACGCATCAGGACCGAATCCGATGCCGCCCACCGCAGCACCGAGAGCTCCCGGTTCGTCGGGGAACTCCTCGAAGGCAGAATCAACAAGGACGGCTACGCGGCTCTGCTCGCGCAGACGTACCTCGTGTACGAGGCCCTCGAGCGCGTCGCCACCACGTACGCCGACCACCCGGTCGTCGCACCGTTCCTGTCTCCGGAACTCGTGCGCCTGCCGTCGCTGGCGGCCGACCTCGAGTTCCTGCTCGGCCCCGCGTGGCGCGAGCAGGTCACCGCGACCCCCGCCACCACCCGCTACATCACCCGCATCGAGGACGTCGCGTCGACGGCGCCGACCGCGTTCGTCGCCCACCACTACCTGCGCTACATGGGTGACCTGTCCGGCGGCCAGATCATCCGCCGCATGCTGTCCCGCGCCTACGACTACGACGTCGACGGCCTGCGTTTCTACATCTTCGACGGCATCGCCAAGCCGAAGGTGTTCAAGGACGAGTACCGCGCCAAGCTCGACGCCGCACCGCTGTCCGCCGACGAACAGCAGGCGTTCATCGACGAGGTCGTCCTCGGCTACGAACTCAACAGCGGCCTGTTCTCCGACCTCGAAGCCGACATCGACCGGTACGCCGTCTGA
- a CDS encoding aldo/keto reductase, whose translation MEYRAVGASGLRVSRLGLGTLHWGRDTDGDEAAAQLSAFVDAGGTLVDTSPAYGDGKAQRILAELLDDVVPREYLVIGGSAGIDAAAPGGHRVDCSRRSLLAQLDATLRELGTDYLDMWQVATWDPVTPVGEIAATLDYAVSSGRVRYTGARGYLGWQLATAASHRGPGRLVATQAEYSLLARGVEEELLPAAAHHGIGVFAAVPLAGGVLTGKYRGGIPADSRGADDVHASEVRSYLTETSIRVVDAVLTAADGLGTSPLAVALAWARDRPGVASAVVGSRDLAQLTGVLSAEELELPAAIAAALDDVSA comes from the coding sequence ATGGAATACAGAGCGGTGGGAGCGAGCGGGCTGCGAGTGTCGAGGCTCGGTCTCGGCACACTGCACTGGGGGCGGGACACCGACGGAGACGAGGCGGCCGCACAGCTGTCGGCGTTCGTCGACGCCGGCGGCACTCTCGTCGACACGTCGCCCGCCTACGGTGACGGCAAGGCGCAGCGCATCCTCGCCGAACTCCTCGACGACGTCGTCCCCCGCGAGTACCTGGTCATCGGTGGCAGTGCCGGTATCGACGCGGCCGCCCCGGGCGGGCACCGGGTGGACTGCTCGCGACGCAGCCTGCTCGCTCAACTCGATGCGACGCTGCGGGAACTCGGCACCGATTATCTGGACATGTGGCAGGTCGCGACGTGGGATCCGGTGACGCCGGTCGGCGAGATCGCCGCCACCCTCGACTACGCGGTGTCCAGTGGCCGGGTCCGCTACACCGGTGCCCGCGGCTATCTCGGCTGGCAGCTGGCCACGGCGGCGAGCCATCGCGGCCCCGGCCGCCTGGTCGCCACGCAGGCCGAGTACTCGCTGCTGGCCCGCGGTGTCGAGGAGGAGCTGCTGCCGGCCGCCGCGCACCACGGGATCGGGGTGTTCGCGGCTGTCCCGCTCGCCGGGGGTGTGCTGACCGGCAAGTATCGGGGCGGGATTCCCGCCGATTCGCGGGGCGCCGACGACGTCCACGCGTCCGAGGTGCGCAGCTATCTCACCGAGACGTCGATCCGTGTCGTCGACGCCGTCCTCACCGCCGCCGACGGGCTCGGCACGTCCCCGCTCGCGGTGGCGCTGGCGTGGGCGCGGGATCGGCCCGGGGTGGCGAGCGCCGTGGTCGGGTCGCGGGATCTGGCGCAGCTCACGGGTGTGTTGTCGGCGGAGGAACTCGAACTTCCGGCGGCGATCGCGGCGGCCCTGGACGATGTCAGCGCCTGA
- a CDS encoding undecaprenyl-diphosphate phosphatase yields the protein MGEAMTWLQAIVLGAVQGLTEFLPISSSGHLRIVSEIFFGTDAGASFTAVTQLGTEAAVLLYFARDIGRIVAAWFRGLLHAEHRKDLDYRMGWYVIIGTIPVGVLGFLFKDQIRTGARNLWLIATMLIVFALVIAAAEHWGRKTRPIEDLRARDGIIMGSAQALALVPGVSRSGGTISAGLFLGLTREAAARYSFLLAIPAVVASGLFSLPDAFEPAGEGLNASGPQLLVATLIAFAIGYASIAWLLRFVVDHSMYWFVGYRVILGVVVLGLLATGVVSAT from the coding sequence ATCGGTGAGGCGATGACCTGGCTCCAGGCGATCGTCCTGGGTGCCGTGCAGGGTCTGACGGAGTTCCTGCCCATCTCGTCGTCGGGACATCTGCGGATCGTGTCGGAGATCTTCTTCGGCACCGACGCCGGTGCGTCGTTCACCGCGGTCACCCAGCTCGGCACGGAGGCGGCGGTGCTGCTGTACTTCGCCCGCGACATCGGCCGCATCGTCGCAGCCTGGTTCCGTGGACTGCTGCACGCCGAGCACCGCAAGGACCTCGACTACCGGATGGGCTGGTATGTGATCATCGGCACCATTCCCGTCGGGGTGCTCGGATTCCTGTTCAAGGACCAGATCCGCACGGGTGCGCGGAATCTGTGGCTCATCGCCACGATGCTCATCGTGTTCGCCCTCGTCATCGCCGCCGCCGAACACTGGGGTCGCAAGACCCGCCCCATCGAGGACCTGCGGGCGCGGGACGGCATCATCATGGGTTCCGCGCAGGCCCTCGCCCTCGTGCCCGGCGTGTCGAGGTCCGGCGGCACCATCAGTGCCGGCCTGTTCCTCGGTCTCACCCGTGAAGCGGCCGCACGCTATTCGTTCCTCCTCGCCATCCCCGCCGTCGTCGCGTCCGGCCTGTTCAGCCTCCCCGACGCCTTCGAACCCGCCGGCGAAGGACTCAACGCCTCCGGCCCGCAGTTGCTCGTCGCCACGCTCATCGCGTTCGCCATCGGCTACGCCTCCATCGCCTGGCTCCTCCGCTTCGTCGTCGACCACTCCATGTACTGGTTCGTCGGCTACCGTGTGATCCTCGGCGTCGTCGTCCTCGGGTTGCTGGCCACGGGAGTGGTGTCGGCGACGTAG
- a CDS encoding GNAT family N-acetyltransferase yields the protein MFDDTTRGRILDAMERNCASHASHLHPSVAGARVLDSGDLVVADSGLADDTFNLVCRARFTEATARARVDEVIAMARTVDRPFSWWVAPTSTPADLGTILRERGLSASETEEAMVAVLADVPPAPARDELTVVVVDSVERLCDYASLVARNWSPPSPEVVEFHERAAHAILADDCASRFVVGYLGDEPVAGAEVHFDSGLAGLYGVVTLDAHRRQGFGTAVTLTALDIARSRGTTHAVLQASADGAPLYEKIGFTTIGTYTEYAV from the coding sequence ATGTTCGACGACACCACGCGTGGCCGCATTCTGGACGCGATGGAGCGCAACTGTGCGTCCCATGCGAGCCACCTGCATCCGTCGGTGGCGGGTGCCCGTGTCCTCGACAGCGGTGATCTCGTGGTGGCCGACAGCGGGTTGGCCGACGATACGTTCAATCTCGTGTGCCGGGCCCGGTTCACCGAGGCGACCGCCCGTGCGCGCGTCGACGAGGTGATCGCGATGGCCCGAACGGTCGACAGGCCGTTCTCGTGGTGGGTTGCGCCGACCTCGACGCCGGCGGACCTGGGAACGATCCTGCGAGAGCGTGGGCTGTCGGCGTCGGAGACCGAAGAGGCGATGGTCGCCGTGCTCGCCGATGTGCCGCCGGCGCCGGCCCGCGACGAACTGACCGTTGTCGTCGTGGACTCGGTGGAGCGCCTGTGTGACTACGCCTCGTTGGTGGCCCGGAACTGGAGTCCGCCGTCACCGGAGGTGGTCGAGTTCCACGAACGCGCCGCCCACGCGATCCTCGCCGACGACTGCGCGAGCCGGTTCGTCGTCGGATACCTCGGCGACGAACCTGTCGCCGGCGCCGAGGTCCACTTCGACTCGGGCCTGGCCGGCCTGTACGGCGTCGTGACCCTCGACGCGCACCGTCGTCAGGGCTTCGGGACAGCGGTCACATTGACAGCCCTGGATATCGCCCGGTCGCGGGGAACCACCCACGCGGTACTGCAGGCGTCCGCCGACGGCGCACCCCTGTACGAGAAGATCGGGTTCACGACCATCGGCACCTACACCGAATACGCGGTGTGA
- a CDS encoding histidine phosphatase family protein: MTVILLRHGRSTANTSRTLAGRSSGVALDDVGVEQAKAVVERLAGVPVEEIVHSPLLRCEQTVAPLATDRGLEPRVEERLVEVDYGQWTGRALQELVEEPLWKVVQQHASAAVFPGGEGIAQVQARAVAAVREHDRRLADVHGRDVVWVACTHGDVIKSVLADAVGSHLDAFQRIVTEPASISVVRYTDVRPYVLRMNDTGGDLAGLGTPPRPGDTAVPGGEVGHGR; encoded by the coding sequence ATGACGGTCATTCTGTTGCGTCACGGCCGCTCGACGGCGAACACGTCCCGGACGTTGGCGGGCCGGTCGTCCGGTGTCGCGCTCGACGATGTGGGGGTCGAGCAGGCGAAGGCGGTGGTGGAGCGGTTGGCGGGGGTGCCGGTCGAGGAGATCGTGCATTCGCCGCTGTTGCGGTGCGAGCAGACGGTCGCCCCGCTGGCCACCGATCGGGGGCTCGAGCCGCGGGTCGAGGAGCGTCTCGTCGAGGTCGACTACGGGCAGTGGACGGGGCGTGCGCTGCAGGAACTCGTCGAGGAACCGTTGTGGAAAGTGGTGCAGCAGCACGCATCCGCGGCCGTGTTCCCCGGCGGGGAGGGAATCGCTCAGGTGCAGGCACGGGCCGTTGCTGCGGTCCGCGAACACGATCGGCGGCTCGCCGACGTCCACGGCCGGGACGTGGTGTGGGTGGCGTGCACGCACGGCGATGTGATCAAGTCGGTGCTGGCCGACGCCGTCGGCTCCCACCTCGATGCGTTCCAGCGGATCGTCACCGAGCCGGCGTCGATCAGCGTCGTCCGCTACACCGACGTCCGGCCGTACGTGCTGCGGATGAACGACACCGGCGGCGACCTCGCCGGACTGGGCACCCCGCCGCGGCCCGGCGACACGGCGGTGCCCGGAGGCGAGGTGGGGCATGGTCGGTAG
- a CDS encoding DUF3090 domain-containing protein, with protein MSRAIHIFRTPDRFVAGTVGEPGERSFYLQAVHDARVVSVLLEKQQVQVLADRMGLLLEEVHRRFGTAVPPEPGEVGDLSPLLTPLDVEFRVGTMGLGWDAEAEAVVVELLAVSDTEFDESVVLDDAEEGPDAVRVFLTPVQAREFALRSERVVAAGRAPCPLCGEPLGAGGHVCVRTNGYRRIAGFDSTVEFGEEL; from the coding sequence ATGTCACGCGCGATCCACATTTTTCGCACCCCCGATCGCTTCGTCGCGGGAACGGTCGGTGAACCCGGCGAACGGTCGTTCTATCTCCAGGCTGTGCACGATGCGCGGGTGGTGAGCGTGCTGCTCGAGAAGCAGCAGGTGCAGGTGCTCGCCGACCGGATGGGGTTACTTCTCGAGGAGGTCCACCGTCGTTTCGGTACCGCGGTGCCACCCGAACCCGGTGAGGTCGGCGACCTCAGCCCCCTGCTCACCCCACTCGACGTCGAGTTCCGGGTCGGCACGATGGGCCTCGGCTGGGACGCCGAAGCGGAGGCCGTCGTCGTCGAACTCCTCGCCGTCAGCGACACCGAGTTCGACGAATCCGTCGTCCTCGACGACGCCGAGGAGGGGCCGGACGCGGTGCGGGTGTTCCTGACCCCGGTGCAGGCCCGCGAGTTCGCGTTGCGTTCCGAACGGGTCGTGGCCGCCGGCCGTGCCCCGTGCCCCCTGTGCGGGGAACCGCTCGGCGCGGGCGGGCACGTGTGTGTCCGCACCAACGGGTACCGCCGCATCGCCGGATTCGACTCCACCGTCGAGTTCGGGGAAGAGCTCTGA
- a CDS encoding SCO1664 family protein: MTPVPGGVLVDGELTVVGRIVHASNATLVCDVSNDDETLRCVYKPVRGERPLWDFPDGTLAGREIASYLISEALGWGVVPHTVLRDGPFGPGMVQRWIDTPDHRPETGDRADLVDICPPDAVPQGWIEVLRAYDADDNEVSLVHADDPRLHRMAVLDVLLNNADRKGGHVLEGVDGAVYGVDHGICLHEENKLRTVLWGWAGQPIGDDLLADIDTFTGTLDGDAFSTRLAEHITLREVEALRERAKTLLATPVMPLPEGPRTIPWPAF, encoded by the coding sequence CTGACCCCGGTGCCGGGCGGCGTTCTCGTGGACGGGGAACTGACCGTCGTCGGACGGATCGTGCACGCCAGCAACGCCACCCTCGTCTGCGACGTGTCGAACGACGACGAGACGCTGCGCTGCGTCTACAAACCGGTCCGCGGGGAGCGTCCGCTGTGGGATTTCCCGGACGGCACCCTCGCCGGCCGTGAGATCGCGTCCTATCTGATCTCCGAGGCACTGGGCTGGGGTGTCGTCCCGCACACGGTCCTGCGCGACGGCCCGTTCGGCCCGGGCATGGTGCAGCGCTGGATCGACACCCCGGACCACCGCCCCGAGACGGGGGACCGAGCCGACCTGGTCGACATCTGCCCACCCGACGCCGTCCCGCAGGGCTGGATCGAGGTGCTCCGCGCCTACGACGCCGACGACAACGAGGTGTCCCTCGTCCACGCCGACGATCCGCGGCTGCACCGGATGGCGGTCCTCGACGTGCTGCTCAACAACGCCGACCGCAAGGGCGGCCATGTCCTCGAAGGCGTCGACGGCGCGGTGTACGGCGTCGACCACGGCATCTGCCTGCACGAGGAGAACAAGCTGCGCACCGTCCTGTGGGGGTGGGCCGGGCAGCCGATCGGCGACGACCTGCTCGCCGACATCGACACGTTCACCGGGACGCTCGACGGTGACGCGTTCTCGACCCGGCTCGCCGAGCACATCACGCTCCGTGAGGTAGAGGCCCTGCGCGAGCGCGCCAAGACATTACTGGCGACGCCGGTCATGCCGCTGCCCGAGGGGCCGCGCACCATTCCGTGGCCGGCGTTCTAG
- the mshC gene encoding cysteine--1-D-myo-inosityl 2-amino-2-deoxy-alpha-D-glucopyranoside ligase: MQSWSDTAVPSVPGQGPALRLYDTADRQVRPVTPGATAKMYVCGITPYDATHLGHAATYLTFDLVNRIWRDAGHDVHYVQNVTDVDDPLFERADRDGEDWVVLGMRETALFREDMEALRVLPPRDYIGAVESVNEVVELVEKFVASGAAYIVDDAEYPDVYFRADATQQFGYESGYDRATMERFFAERGGDPERPGKRDPLDALVWRAQRPGEPSWPSPFGPGRPGWHIECAAIALNRIGSGFDIQGGGSDLIFPHHEFSAAHAESASGTDRFARHYVHTGMIGLDGEKMSKSRGNLVFVSKLRGEGVDPAAIRLGLLAGHYRTDRAWTADLLTAAQDRLALWRKAAALESGPSAEDTIARLRQHLADDLDTPKALDALDGWARRAVDHGGPDASAPAGFASAVDALLGVELIG; the protein is encoded by the coding sequence ATGCAGTCTTGGTCCGACACCGCTGTCCCGTCCGTGCCCGGTCAGGGCCCTGCCCTCCGGCTGTACGACACCGCGGATCGGCAGGTGCGCCCGGTGACACCGGGGGCGACGGCGAAGATGTACGTGTGCGGTATCACCCCGTACGACGCCACCCACCTCGGTCATGCGGCCACCTATCTGACGTTCGATCTGGTGAACCGGATCTGGCGGGACGCCGGCCACGACGTGCACTACGTGCAGAACGTCACCGACGTCGACGATCCGCTGTTCGAGCGGGCCGACCGGGACGGCGAGGACTGGGTGGTGCTCGGGATGCGGGAGACCGCGCTGTTCCGGGAGGACATGGAGGCGCTGCGGGTGCTGCCGCCGCGCGATTACATCGGCGCCGTCGAATCGGTGAACGAGGTCGTCGAACTCGTCGAGAAGTTCGTCGCGTCCGGGGCCGCGTACATCGTCGACGACGCCGAATATCCGGACGTGTACTTCCGTGCCGATGCGACGCAGCAGTTCGGGTACGAGTCCGGCTACGACCGGGCCACGATGGAGCGTTTCTTCGCCGAGCGCGGCGGCGACCCGGAGCGTCCCGGCAAGCGGGATCCGCTCGACGCCCTGGTGTGGCGGGCGCAGCGTCCCGGTGAGCCGTCGTGGCCGTCGCCGTTCGGCCCGGGCCGGCCGGGCTGGCACATCGAGTGCGCGGCCATCGCCCTCAACCGGATCGGTTCGGGTTTCGACATCCAGGGCGGCGGCTCCGACCTGATCTTCCCGCACCACGAGTTCTCCGCGGCGCACGCCGAATCCGCCAGCGGCACCGACCGTTTCGCGCGGCACTACGTCCACACCGGGATGATCGGCCTGGACGGCGAGAAGATGTCGAAGTCCCGCGGCAACCTGGTGTTCGTCTCCAAGCTGCGCGGTGAGGGCGTCGACCCGGCCGCGATCCGCCTCGGCCTGCTCGCCGGGCACTACCGCACCGACCGGGCCTGGACCGCGGACCTGCTCACTGCCGCGCAGGACCGGCTCGCATTGTGGCGCAAGGCCGCCGCCCTCGAATCCGGCCCGTCCGCCGAGGACACGATCGCCCGGCTGCGCCAGCATCTCGCCGACGACCTCGACACCCCCAAGGCGCTCGACGCGCTCGACGGCTGGGCCCGCCGCGCCGTCGACCACGGTGGCCCGGACGCGTCCGCACCGGCCGGATTCGCGAGCGCGGTGGATGCGCTGCTGGGTGTCGAGCTGATCGGCTAG